A single genomic interval of Ramlibacter pinisoli harbors:
- a CDS encoding Bug family tripartite tricarboxylate transporter substrate binding protein — protein sequence MHPHLPSTRRRLLGAALALAACGLSPAHAQGDYPSKPIRLIVPFATAGVTDTSARIVAEKLGQALGQTVLVENKAGAAGNIGTQQVAGAEPDGYTLLLGYDGTLVINPNVYAKVPFDPIKDFAPIGKIGDAVLLVVVNPKVAATKLSELQAVAKSTPGGLSYGSAGTGSTTHLAGEMLRQRTGMNLTHVPYKGGGQAMGDLVGGTLPMHFTAVAGAMPFIKSNQIRPIAVASRQRAPSLPDVPTFIEAGLKDFEFNSWVGLVAPAKTPPAVIAKLNQALNKVLSVPEMRERLNQLGIVAQPGTPESFGQEIVRDLAKNKAIVKAADIKLD from the coding sequence CTGCATCCCCACCTTCCCTCGACCCGCCGCCGCCTGCTGGGCGCGGCCCTCGCCCTGGCCGCCTGCGGCCTGTCCCCCGCCCACGCGCAAGGCGACTACCCGAGCAAGCCGATCAGGCTGATCGTTCCCTTCGCCACCGCCGGCGTCACCGACACCAGCGCCCGCATCGTGGCCGAGAAGCTCGGCCAGGCCCTGGGCCAGACGGTGCTGGTGGAGAACAAGGCCGGCGCCGCCGGCAACATCGGCACGCAGCAGGTGGCCGGCGCCGAACCGGACGGCTACACGCTGCTCCTCGGCTACGACGGCACGCTGGTGATCAACCCCAACGTGTACGCGAAAGTGCCCTTCGATCCGATCAAGGACTTCGCACCGATCGGCAAGATCGGCGACGCCGTGCTGCTGGTGGTGGTCAATCCCAAGGTCGCAGCCACCAAGCTGTCCGAGTTGCAGGCCGTGGCCAAGTCCACGCCCGGAGGACTCTCCTACGGCAGTGCCGGCACCGGCAGCACCACCCACCTGGCCGGCGAGATGCTGCGCCAGCGCACCGGCATGAACCTGACCCACGTGCCCTACAAGGGCGGCGGCCAGGCGATGGGCGACCTGGTGGGCGGCACCCTGCCGATGCACTTCACCGCGGTGGCGGGTGCCATGCCCTTCATCAAGAGCAACCAGATCCGGCCCATTGCCGTGGCCTCGCGCCAGCGCGCGCCTTCGCTGCCGGACGTGCCGACCTTCATCGAGGCCGGCCTGAAGGACTTCGAATTCAATTCCTGGGTCGGGCTGGTGGCCCCGGCCAAGACGCCGCCGGCGGTGATCGCCAAGCTGAACCAGGCACTCAACAAGGTGCTGAGCGTGCCGGAGATGCGTGAACGCCTGAACCAGCTGGGCATCGTGGCCCAGCCCGGCACGCCGGAATCCTTCGGCCAGGAAATCGTGCGCGACCTGGCCAAGAACAAGGCGATCGTGAAGGCCGCCGACATCAAGCTGGATTGA
- the leuC gene encoding 3-isopropylmalate dehydratase large subunit — protein sequence MTTLFDKIWAAHAVARNEAGDDLVYIDRHLVQEVSSPQAFASMKASGHVLRSAARHIAVQDHNVPTTADRLTHIASPESAEQIATLRRNTQATGMRLLDLDHPLQGIVHVIAPELGYVLPGSTVVCGDSHSATLGALGALAWGIGTSEVAHVMSTQSLWMRKPRTLGIEISGALGPGVYAKDLALALIHHTGTSGGAGYGTEYVGPTVSGLSMEARMTLCNMTIEAGSRFGLVAPDATTVAYLRERVQGAAREHFEQAVQAWAALRTDDPADFDRRVVFDAASVSPRVTWGTMPSDSAVFSGRVGDGAAPADEAERRRLEASLAYMGLQSGQALSSVPIDVVFIGSCTNGRLEDLRAAAAVAHGRRVASGVRALVVPGSGSVKRAAEAEGLAQVFLDAGFEWREPGCSMCIGMNGDSLAPGQRSASTSNRNFENRQGQGGRTHLMSPAAAAASAVRGKLTDPREFLS from the coding sequence ATGACCACCCTGTTCGACAAGATCTGGGCCGCCCATGCGGTGGCCCGCAACGAGGCCGGCGACGACCTGGTCTACATCGACCGGCACCTGGTGCAGGAGGTGTCGAGCCCGCAGGCCTTCGCCAGCATGAAGGCGTCGGGCCATGTCCTGCGTTCGGCCGCCCGCCACATCGCGGTGCAGGACCACAACGTGCCCACCACGGCCGACCGCCTGACCCACATCGCCAGCCCCGAAAGCGCCGAGCAGATCGCGACCCTGCGCCGCAACACGCAGGCCACCGGCATGCGCCTGCTGGACCTGGACCATCCGCTGCAAGGCATCGTGCACGTGATCGCGCCCGAACTGGGCTACGTGCTGCCCGGCAGCACCGTGGTGTGCGGTGATTCGCACAGCGCCACCCTGGGCGCGCTGGGCGCGCTGGCCTGGGGCATCGGCACCTCGGAAGTCGCCCACGTGATGAGCACCCAGAGCCTGTGGATGCGCAAGCCGCGCACCCTGGGCATCGAAATCTCGGGCGCGCTGGGCCCCGGGGTCTATGCCAAGGACCTGGCGCTGGCCCTGATCCACCACACCGGCACCAGCGGTGGCGCCGGCTACGGCACCGAATACGTCGGTCCGACGGTGTCCGGCCTGTCGATGGAAGCCCGGATGACGCTGTGCAACATGACAATCGAAGCCGGCTCGCGCTTCGGCCTGGTGGCGCCCGACGCGACCACCGTGGCCTACCTGCGCGAGCGGGTGCAGGGCGCGGCGCGCGAGCACTTCGAGCAGGCCGTGCAGGCCTGGGCCGCGCTGCGCACGGACGACCCGGCCGACTTCGATCGCCGGGTGGTGTTCGATGCCGCCAGCGTCAGCCCGCGCGTCACCTGGGGCACCATGCCGTCCGACAGCGCGGTCTTCTCCGGCCGCGTGGGCGACGGCGCCGCGCCGGCCGACGAGGCCGAACGCCGCCGGCTCGAGGCGAGCCTGGCCTACATGGGCCTGCAGTCCGGCCAGGCGCTGTCCTCCGTGCCGATCGACGTGGTCTTCATCGGCTCCTGCACCAACGGCCGCCTGGAGGACCTGCGCGCCGCGGCGGCCGTGGCCCACGGCCGCCGCGTGGCGTCCGGGGTGCGCGCCCTCGTGGTGCCCGGCTCGGGCAGCGTCAAGCGCGCCGCCGAAGCCGAAGGCCTGGCCCAGGTCTTCCTGGACGCCGGCTTCGAATGGCGCGAACCCGGCTGCTCCATGTGCATCGGGATGAACGGCGACAGCCTGGCCCCGGGCCAGCGCAGCGCGTCCACCTCCAACCGCAATTTCGAGAACCGCCAGGGCCAGGGGGGCCGCACCCACCTGATGAGCCCTGCCGCCGCGGCCGCCTCCGCCGTGCGCGGCAAGCTGACCGATCCACGGGAGTTCCTGTCATGA
- the leuD gene encoding 3-isopropylmalate dehydratase small subunit, whose product MKAVTAQASGRAALMQRDDIDTDAIFPGRFLRLVQRDGMGAHLFADWRAEGRPEVAFMQRQDPPRLLVASQNFGCGSSREHAVWALADYGVQAVLALSFGDIFRNNCVKNGVVAAVVAPADHARLLQALVAAPDGELRLDVATSTLHLSDGGTLPVVLAAGHAEQLLSSEDEVDRTLRHEAALRAHEERVRQQQPWLASLG is encoded by the coding sequence ATGAAGGCCGTCACCGCCCAGGCGTCGGGCCGCGCCGCCCTGATGCAGCGCGACGACATCGACACCGATGCCATCTTCCCGGGCCGCTTCCTGCGCCTGGTGCAGCGCGATGGCATGGGTGCCCACCTGTTTGCCGACTGGCGCGCCGAAGGCAGGCCCGAGGTGGCCTTCATGCAGCGCCAGGATCCGCCGCGCCTGCTCGTGGCTTCGCAGAACTTCGGCTGCGGCTCCTCGCGCGAGCATGCCGTCTGGGCGCTGGCCGACTACGGCGTGCAGGCCGTGCTGGCCCTGTCCTTCGGCGACATCTTCCGCAACAACTGCGTCAAGAACGGCGTGGTCGCGGCCGTCGTCGCGCCGGCCGACCATGCCCGGTTGCTGCAGGCCCTGGTCGCCGCGCCCGACGGGGAGCTGCGGCTGGACGTCGCCACCAGCACGCTGCACCTGTCCGACGGCGGCACGCTGCCGGTGGTCCTGGCAGCAGGCCACGCCGAGCAACTGCTGTCGTCCGAAGACGAAGTGGACCGCACCCTGCGCCACGAAGCCGCCCTGCGCGCCCATGAAGAGCGCGTGCGACAGCAGCAGCCCTGGCTGGCATCGCTGGGCTGA
- a CDS encoding LacI family DNA-binding transcriptional regulator — MKSNPTAHDVARLAGVSQSAVSRAFTEGASVAPATRERILAAARELGYRPNAIARTLITRRSRIVGLVMSYLENQFYPLVIERLSQALQRDGYHVLLFISETADADAILADILQYQVDGIVMASTTLSSGLAHDCAEAGIPVVLFNRVAQLGAMGRFSTSSVTSQNREGGRLVGEMLVRTGHRRIAWLAGQENASTSLDREAGLCEALADAGLSLHARGVGRYDFNEARRAVMELFADPADRPDALFAANDHMAIAALETLRADLGLRVPEDVSVVGFDNVPQAAWPSFALTTVQQDVDSMVEATRNLLFEQIEGEVMARSETVPCVLVERATVQARRN; from the coding sequence ATGAAGTCCAACCCCACCGCGCACGACGTCGCCCGGCTGGCGGGAGTCTCGCAGTCGGCTGTGAGCCGCGCCTTCACCGAGGGCGCCAGCGTGGCGCCGGCCACGCGCGAACGCATCCTGGCGGCGGCGCGCGAGCTGGGCTACCGGCCCAACGCCATTGCCCGCACGCTGATCACGCGCCGCAGCCGCATCGTGGGGCTGGTCATGAGCTACCTCGAGAACCAGTTCTACCCGCTGGTCATCGAACGCCTGTCGCAGGCCCTGCAGCGCGACGGCTACCACGTCCTGCTGTTCATCAGCGAGACCGCCGACGCCGACGCCATCCTGGCGGACATCCTGCAGTACCAGGTGGACGGGATCGTGATGGCCTCCACCACCCTGTCGTCGGGGCTGGCGCACGACTGCGCCGAGGCCGGCATCCCCGTCGTGCTGTTCAACCGCGTGGCGCAGCTCGGCGCGATGGGGCGCTTTTCCACCAGCTCGGTCACCTCGCAGAACCGCGAAGGCGGCCGCCTGGTGGGAGAGATGCTGGTGCGCACCGGGCACCGCCGCATCGCCTGGCTGGCCGGCCAGGAAAACGCATCGACCAGCCTCGATCGCGAGGCCGGCCTGTGCGAAGCGCTGGCCGATGCCGGGCTGTCCCTGCATGCGCGGGGGGTCGGCCGCTACGACTTCAACGAGGCCCGGCGTGCGGTGATGGAGCTGTTCGCCGATCCGGCCGACCGGCCCGACGCGCTGTTCGCCGCCAACGACCACATGGCCATCGCGGCGCTGGAGACCCTGCGCGCCGACCTCGGCCTGCGGGTGCCCGAGGACGTCTCGGTGGTGGGCTTCGACAACGTGCCGCAGGCGGCCTGGCCTTCGTTCGCGCTCACCACCGTGCAGCAGGACGTGGACAGCATGGTGGAGGCCACGCGCAATCTGCTGTTCGAGCAGATCGAAGGCGAGGTGATGGCCCGCAGCGAGACCGTGCCTTGCGTGCTGGTGGAACGCGCGACGGTGCAAGCGAGAAGGAATTGA
- a CDS encoding isocitrate lyase/PEP mutase family protein yields MANPILRQKLAAGEFLVIPGVHDMIAAVMTNKVGFDIIYGTGYWLTASSLGLPDAGIATYTQMVDRMRTVARTSNAALIADADTGYGGLLNVHHTVRGYEEAGVTAIQIEDQEFPKKCGHTPFKRCVPTQDMVDKIKVAVEAREDKENFLIIARTDARAGLGVDEAMRRMEAYDKAGADILFFEAPQSEEEMRRACEAFDKPMLANMADGGKTPILPAKVLEEIGYALAIYPSMTSLVAAAAMEKALRTLKEQGVSQTPGIDMFDFGEFCKLIGFEQVWDFEKRWAR; encoded by the coding sequence ATGGCCAATCCCATCCTCCGCCAGAAACTCGCCGCCGGCGAGTTCCTCGTCATCCCCGGCGTGCACGACATGATCGCCGCCGTCATGACCAACAAGGTCGGCTTCGACATCATCTACGGCACCGGCTACTGGCTCACCGCCTCCAGCCTGGGCCTGCCCGATGCCGGGATCGCCACCTACACCCAGATGGTGGACCGCATGCGCACGGTGGCGCGCACCAGCAATGCGGCCCTCATCGCCGATGCCGACACCGGCTACGGCGGCCTGCTGAATGTGCACCACACGGTCCGCGGCTACGAGGAAGCCGGCGTCACCGCCATCCAGATCGAGGACCAGGAGTTCCCCAAGAAGTGCGGCCACACGCCGTTCAAGCGCTGCGTGCCGACGCAGGACATGGTGGACAAGATCAAGGTGGCCGTCGAGGCCCGCGAGGACAAGGAGAATTTCCTGATCATCGCCCGCACCGATGCCCGCGCCGGGCTGGGGGTGGACGAGGCGATGCGCCGGATGGAGGCCTACGACAAGGCCGGCGCCGACATCCTGTTCTTCGAGGCACCGCAGTCCGAGGAGGAGATGCGGCGCGCCTGCGAGGCTTTCGACAAGCCGATGCTGGCCAACATGGCCGACGGCGGCAAGACGCCGATCCTGCCGGCCAAGGTGCTGGAGGAGATCGGCTATGCCCTGGCGATCTATCCGTCGATGACCAGCCTGGTGGCCGCCGCCGCCATGGAAAAGGCGCTGCGCACGCTCAAGGAGCAGGGCGTGAGCCAGACGCCGGGCATCGACATGTTCGACTTCGGCGAGTTCTGCAAGCTGATCGGCTTCGAACAGGTGTGGGACTTCGAGAAGCGCTGGGCCCGTTGA
- a CDS encoding tripartite tricarboxylate transporter substrate binding protein: MQRPHRAPGALNRRAALGGMAALAFTRPVLAAGFPAKPVSLVVPYSPGGGTDIVGRQLAQKLADRWGQSVLVDNRTGANGVIGSALVSKSSPDGYSLLLVVGSHAVNPALMKKMPYDTLSAFTSITNVATSPMVLVVSAKGPHKALPDLLKASREQELGVGYSEGQTRLTGELMRQAAGLKTVEVAYKGGAPMMVDIIGGHLPMGFTSVLTALPHVQAGNLRVVGVASRERIAVFPDAMTFAEAGVPGIESLSWYGMFGPAGMPPALVDQIVRDLRAVCADPAVVSQLRDQGAQLVLAGPADLDRFVRSEAAKWATVAQRGGIKPE, translated from the coding sequence ATGCAACGCCCCCATCGCGCCCCCGGCGCATTGAACCGCCGTGCCGCCCTGGGCGGCATGGCCGCGCTGGCCTTCACCCGCCCGGTCCTGGCGGCCGGCTTTCCGGCCAAGCCCGTGTCCCTGGTGGTGCCCTATTCGCCGGGCGGCGGCACCGACATCGTCGGCCGGCAACTGGCCCAGAAGCTGGCGGACCGCTGGGGCCAGTCGGTGCTGGTGGACAACCGCACCGGCGCCAACGGCGTGATCGGCTCCGCCCTGGTCTCCAAGTCGTCGCCCGACGGCTACAGCCTGCTGCTGGTGGTGGGCTCGCATGCGGTCAACCCGGCTCTGATGAAGAAGATGCCGTACGACACCCTGAGCGCCTTCACCTCCATCACCAACGTGGCGACCTCGCCCATGGTGCTGGTGGTGTCGGCCAAGGGTCCGCACAAGGCCCTGCCGGATCTGCTGAAGGCGTCCCGCGAGCAGGAACTGGGCGTGGGCTACTCGGAAGGCCAGACGCGCCTGACCGGCGAGCTGATGCGCCAGGCCGCCGGCCTGAAGACCGTGGAGGTGGCCTACAAGGGCGGCGCTCCGATGATGGTGGACATCATCGGCGGCCACCTGCCGATGGGCTTTACCAGCGTGCTGACCGCCCTGCCGCACGTGCAGGCGGGCAACCTGCGGGTGGTGGGCGTGGCCTCGCGCGAGCGCATCGCCGTCTTCCCCGATGCCATGACGTTTGCCGAGGCCGGCGTGCCGGGCATCGAATCGCTCAGCTGGTACGGCATGTTCGGCCCGGCCGGCATGCCGCCGGCCCTGGTCGACCAGATCGTCCGCGACCTGCGCGCCGTCTGCGCCGACCCGGCGGTGGTCAGCCAGTTGCGTGACCAGGGCGCCCAACTCGTGCTGGCCGGCCCCGCCGACCTCGACCGCTTCGTGCGCAGCGAAGCCGCCAAGTGGGCCACCGTCGCCCAGCGCGGCGGCATCAAACCCGAATGA
- a CDS encoding 3-hydroxyacyl-CoA dehydrogenase, whose protein sequence is MTEIQQLSGDRPVAIVGAGLVGAGWAIVYARAGLAVKMFDANPQTTAKAIPLIEGQLAGLRRHGLVHEDPATILARITPVATLAEAVDGACYVQESVLERVDVKRQLMTDLDALAAPDLIVGSSTSGIPGSAFALGLGISPRVLIAHPVNPPYLVPVVELVPSAQTSAATVAFADALMRAVGQTVVHVRKEVEGFVLNRLQAVLLREAWALVQEGVASSEDIDKTVRDGLGWRWSFMGPFETIDLNAPGGVADYAARLGPLYQRIAESRTHEQPWDDELIRQVEAQRREHLAHAELETRRAWRDERLMEFAARRAPARTE, encoded by the coding sequence ATGACAGAGATCCAGCAACTCAGCGGCGACCGACCGGTCGCCATCGTCGGCGCCGGGCTCGTGGGCGCCGGCTGGGCCATCGTCTACGCACGCGCCGGCCTCGCCGTGAAGATGTTCGACGCCAATCCGCAGACCACCGCGAAGGCGATCCCGCTGATCGAGGGCCAGCTCGCCGGGCTGCGCCGGCACGGCCTGGTCCACGAGGATCCTGCGACCATCCTGGCGCGCATCACGCCGGTCGCCACGCTGGCGGAGGCGGTCGACGGTGCCTGCTACGTGCAGGAATCCGTGCTGGAGCGGGTCGACGTGAAGCGGCAGTTGATGACCGATCTCGACGCGCTCGCGGCGCCCGACCTCATCGTCGGCAGTTCCACCTCCGGCATTCCCGGCTCGGCGTTCGCGCTCGGCCTGGGCATCTCGCCGCGGGTGCTGATCGCGCACCCGGTCAATCCGCCCTACCTGGTGCCCGTGGTCGAACTGGTGCCTTCTGCGCAGACCTCGGCCGCCACCGTCGCCTTCGCCGACGCCTTGATGCGGGCGGTGGGCCAGACCGTGGTGCACGTGCGCAAGGAGGTCGAAGGCTTCGTGCTGAACCGGCTGCAGGCAGTGCTGCTGCGCGAAGCCTGGGCGCTGGTGCAGGAAGGCGTGGCCAGCAGCGAGGACATCGACAAGACGGTGCGCGACGGCCTCGGCTGGCGCTGGTCGTTCATGGGCCCGTTCGAGACCATCGACCTGAACGCGCCGGGCGGCGTGGCCGACTACGCGGCGCGCCTGGGCCCGCTGTACCAGCGCATCGCCGAGTCACGCACGCACGAGCAGCCATGGGACGACGAACTGATCCGGCAGGTGGAGGCACAGCGGCGCGAACACCTGGCCCATGCCGAGCTCGAAACGCGCCGCGCCTGGCGCGATGAGCGCTTAATGGAATTCGCGGCTCGCCGCGCCCCGGCCCGGACGGAATGA